From Corvus moneduloides isolate bCorMon1 chromosome 4, bCorMon1.pri, whole genome shotgun sequence, one genomic window encodes:
- the LOC116442907 gene encoding suppressor of cytokine signaling 1-like, translated as MIRGRPDDLHNTHTTVPRLQRQHRSVLPSPAPPGLPDRFRMFRSCEWEVLERSLNILQASDFYWGPLSVGEAHAKLQREPVGTYLVRDSSQGNCLFSLSVRMPTGPVSLRISFQEGYFRLKNWFSDCVVRLLELVVAGTRNNPLHFDEMGGTPLVFSEPLCRSRRAVPTLRELCCRSLPAGAMTGDRAGLGASFGMCLREEVFSPLDRRGGSEGSVGPSPSLSWAGR; from the coding sequence ATGATCAGAGGGAGGCCAGATGATCTGCACAACACACACACCACTGTTCCTCGTCTGCAAAGGCAGCATCGGAGCGTTCTCCCCAGCCCCGCGCCACCTGGCTTGCCCGATCGTTTCCGGATGTTTCGCAGCTGCGAGTGGGAAGTCCTGGAGCGATCCCTCAATATCCTCCAGGCCAGTGACTTCTACTGGGGCCCCTTGTCTGTGGGGGAGGCTCATGCCAAGCTCCAGCGGGAGCCTGTAGGCACCTACTTGGTGCGGGACAGCTCGCAGGGGAACTGCTTGTTCAGCCTGAGCGTGCGGATGCCCACGGGGCCCGTCAGCCTTCGAATCTCTTTCCAGGAGGGCTATTTCCGCCTCAAGAACTGGTTTTCAGACTGCGTGGTCcggctgctggagctggtggtAGCGGGGACCCGGAACAACCCCTTGCACTTTGATGAGATGGGGGGAACTCCCCTGGTCTTCTCTGAGCCCTTGTGCCGGAGCCGCCGGGCAGTGCCCACACTGCGAGAACTTTGCTGTCGGAGCCTCCCTGCCGGTGCCATGACGGGGGatagagcagggctgggggcctCCTTCGGGATGTGTCTGAGGGAAGAGGTGTTCTCACCCCTGGACAGAAGAGGAGGGTCAGAGGGGAGCGTTggtcccagcccctctctgtcctgggctgggagatga